A part of Chitinimonas koreensis genomic DNA contains:
- a CDS encoding acyltransferase family protein — protein sequence MPCSKANPHRAGIRRPCPAISARNRYPRPTSAQQENSVHGSQNKSRDFRTDINGLRAWAVVSVVLYHFGIAPFQGGFVGVDIFFVISGFLMTSIIVTALAADRFSFIRFYMARARRIIPALVFLCATLLILGWFCLTSIDYKLFASHAISSLLFLSNVKFWRESGYFDSSSHEKWLLHTWSLSVEWQFYLILPIGIWIIWKLFPRKKAVAGALAAVLLLSLALSAYVTPDKPSLAFYMLPFRAWEMLLGGLLFLANDRIAAQRRIPPAALEITGFALIVASILLFDHASEWPGWRAALPVAGTALVMAASRSKSYWTGNTLAQWLGTRSYSIYLWHWPVVVALVYLNLKGRYDAALIGIGLSVLLGNLSYLLVEAPARKLLDRVRMPFEIGLISVATAATAVLCAGVYLKQGVQGRMPAAVEIAAREAEDLDPRRPSCFAIDSPTSPACVYGGKKVAAILIGDSHAAATVTALADAVPSRDLGVLDLSYMSCPMLLDGWNAPGRFPGGRACSEFNQWALRKMDDYPADVPVVILNRTSVYAVGHNESWEGTAGKPAFYFTQAYPTATEPYLQEFSEHLISAACTVAKKHKVFIVRPIPEMGVDVPKVVARSLVVGSPIEPSITRTEYEQRHRPVWRAQDAAAERCGVKILDPLPYLCKGDVCRSTLAGRPIYYDDDHLSEFGNKLLVPMFRTVFAQQ from the coding sequence ACCGTTTCAAGGCGGTTTCGTCGGCGTGGACATCTTCTTCGTCATCTCCGGTTTCCTGATGACGTCGATCATCGTCACGGCCCTGGCCGCAGACCGGTTTTCCTTCATCCGCTTCTACATGGCCCGTGCGCGCCGGATCATTCCGGCGCTGGTCTTTCTGTGCGCGACATTATTGATCCTCGGCTGGTTCTGCCTGACCTCGATCGATTACAAGCTGTTTGCCTCGCACGCCATTTCGAGTCTCCTGTTCCTCTCGAACGTGAAGTTCTGGCGGGAATCGGGCTATTTCGATTCGTCCTCGCACGAGAAGTGGCTGCTCCATACCTGGTCGCTGTCGGTCGAATGGCAGTTCTATCTCATCCTGCCGATCGGCATCTGGATCATCTGGAAACTGTTTCCGCGCAAGAAGGCGGTCGCGGGCGCACTGGCCGCCGTCCTGCTGCTGTCGCTGGCCCTGTCGGCCTACGTGACGCCGGACAAGCCCTCGCTGGCGTTCTACATGCTGCCGTTCCGCGCCTGGGAAATGCTGCTCGGCGGCCTGCTGTTCCTGGCCAACGACCGGATTGCGGCGCAGCGGAGAATTCCGCCGGCCGCGCTCGAAATCACCGGTTTCGCACTCATCGTCGCGTCGATCCTGCTGTTCGATCATGCGAGCGAATGGCCGGGCTGGCGTGCCGCGCTGCCGGTGGCGGGTACGGCCCTGGTCATGGCGGCTTCCCGCAGCAAGTCGTACTGGACCGGCAACACGCTGGCCCAATGGCTGGGGACGCGCTCCTATTCGATCTACCTGTGGCACTGGCCGGTGGTCGTCGCGCTGGTCTACCTGAACCTCAAGGGCCGCTATGACGCCGCCCTGATCGGCATCGGCCTGTCGGTACTGCTGGGCAACCTGTCCTACCTGCTGGTCGAGGCGCCGGCCCGCAAGCTCCTCGACCGGGTCAGGATGCCATTCGAGATCGGGCTGATCTCGGTCGCCACGGCCGCGACCGCCGTGCTCTGCGCCGGGGTCTACCTCAAGCAGGGCGTGCAGGGCCGGATGCCGGCCGCGGTGGAGATCGCCGCGCGGGAAGCCGAGGATCTCGATCCACGCCGGCCGAGCTGCTTCGCGATCGACAGCCCGACTTCGCCGGCCTGCGTCTACGGCGGCAAGAAGGTCGCCGCGATCCTGATCGGCGACAGCCATGCGGCGGCGACCGTCACCGCGCTGGCGGACGCGGTCCCGAGCCGTGACCTGGGTGTGCTCGACCTCAGCTACATGAGCTGCCCCATGCTGCTCGACGGCTGGAACGCGCCGGGCCGCTTCCCCGGCGGCAGGGCCTGCAGCGAGTTCAACCAGTGGGCGTTGCGCAAGATGGACGACTATCCGGCCGACGTGCCGGTGGTGATCCTGAACCGGACCTCGGTCTACGCCGTCGGGCACAACGAGTCCTGGGAGGGTACGGCGGGCAAGCCGGCCTTCTATTTCACCCAGGCCTACCCCACCGCGACCGAGCCTTACCTGCAGGAATTCTCCGAGCACCTGATCTCTGCGGCCTGCACCGTCGCCAAGAAGCACAAGGTCTTCATCGTCCGCCCGATTCCCGAAATGGGCGTGGATGTACCGAAGGTGGTGGCCAGGTCGCTGGTGGTGGGCTCGCCGATCGAGCCCTCGATCACCCGGACCGAATACGAACAGCGCCACCGCCCGGTCTGGCGGGCCCAGGACGCGGCGGCCGAGCGCTGCGGCGTGAAGATCCTGGATCCGCTGCCCTACCTCTGCAAGGGCGACGTCTGCCGGAGCACGCTCGCCGGCCGGCCGATCTACTACGACGACGACCATCTCAGCGAATTCGGCAACAAGCTGCTCGTCCCCATGTTCAGGACAGTCTTCGCGCAGCAATAA